One window of Streptomyces sp. SUK 48 genomic DNA carries:
- a CDS encoding M14 family zinc carboxypeptidase, with the protein MSLLPELRYPSVPELVASARALAASEPGLCALRQVGRSRAGRPLHLLSVGHAQRSVLVVAGAHANEPTGGSTLRVLARRVLAERELRTGTSWHFLLCADPDGAALHVTPAPRSLLDYHLGFYRPTGAEQPEWSPSVLPPDLLPPETRALTGVIDELRPYLQVTLHGTDLGGSWVQLTRDVPGLAEPFAKSAAQLHIPVETGASDAAGWPASGPGVHVMPGPESGVAYPSMPDDARHSTWYHAHRYGGLTAVVEVPMWASDLVDDPAPHPAPAVAIRRLARRLLRDSLEVERVLAEALPRLDGADGPLLRAARWALGLIPGLAEDWTHTVPAAGTMAYVGSVDAFGRRLPLRAAAMLLRVLRESGDRAAPDLERLVATWSDAFARRFRARWVPLDHQVEHQSRTVLLAAQQAREQAYP; encoded by the coding sequence GTGAGTCTCCTGCCGGAGCTGCGCTATCCCAGCGTTCCCGAACTGGTGGCCTCCGCACGGGCGTTGGCCGCCTCGGAACCCGGGCTGTGCGCGCTGCGGCAAGTGGGCCGCTCGCGCGCGGGACGACCGCTGCACCTGCTGTCGGTGGGGCACGCACAGCGCTCGGTGCTGGTGGTGGCGGGCGCCCACGCCAACGAGCCGACCGGCGGCTCCACCTTGCGGGTGCTCGCCCGACGGGTGCTGGCGGAGCGCGAGTTGCGCACCGGCACCTCCTGGCACTTCCTGCTGTGCGCGGACCCGGACGGCGCCGCCCTCCATGTCACCCCGGCGCCGCGCAGCCTGCTCGACTACCACCTCGGCTTCTACCGGCCCACGGGCGCCGAGCAACCGGAGTGGTCGCCGTCCGTGCTGCCCCCCGACCTGCTCCCGCCCGAGACCCGGGCGCTGACCGGGGTGATCGACGAGCTGCGCCCCTACCTCCAGGTGACCCTGCACGGCACCGATCTGGGCGGCAGCTGGGTGCAGTTGACGCGGGACGTGCCGGGCCTCGCGGAGCCGTTCGCCAAGTCGGCGGCGCAGCTGCACATCCCGGTGGAGACGGGCGCCTCGGACGCCGCGGGCTGGCCGGCGTCCGGGCCGGGGGTGCATGTGATGCCGGGTCCGGAGAGCGGCGTGGCCTATCCGAGCATGCCGGACGACGCCCGGCACAGCACCTGGTACCACGCGCACCGCTACGGGGGGCTGACCGCCGTGGTGGAGGTGCCGATGTGGGCCAGCGACCTGGTGGACGACCCGGCGCCGCACCCGGCGCCGGCGGTGGCGATCCGGCGGCTGGCGCGGCGGCTGCTGCGGGACTCGCTGGAGGTGGAGCGGGTGCTCGCGGAGGCGCTGCCCCGGCTCGACGGCGCCGACGGGCCGCTGCTGCGGGCCGCGCGCTGGGCGCTGGGGCTGATCCCGGGCCTGGCCGAGGACTGGACCCACACCGTGCCGGCCGCCGGCACGATGGCGTACGTCGGCAGCGTGGACGCGTTCGGGCGGCGGCTGCCGCTGCGGGCGGCGGCGATGCTGCTGCGGGTGCTGCGGGAGAGCGGCGACCGGGCGGCGCCGGACCTCGAACGGCTCGTCGCCACCTGGTCCGACGCCTTCGCCCGGCGCTTCCGGGCCCGCTGGGTGCCGCTGGACCACCAGGTGGAGCACCAGTCACGCACGGTGCTGCTGGCGGCCCAGCAGGCCCGGGAGCAGGCGTATCCCTAG
- a CDS encoding aminoglycoside phosphotransferase family protein, which translates to MDEARARDVLAAAGVPAAGAGDAVLLALGENAVFAAGDLVVKVGRDAELLERARRELAVAGWLAEAGVPAVRAAEPEPRLAEGHPVTVWHRLPDAVRPAEPRDLAGLLRLVHALPAAPFALPPRELLGGVERWLRLAGEAVDPEDAAYLRARRDGFAAAAAALTPRLAPGPIHGDALARNVHIGPEGPALVDLETFSADLREHDLVVMALSRDRYGLPAASYDAFTATYGWDVREWEGCSVLRGARETASCAWVAQHAPGNPKALAEFRRRVASLRDGDESVRWYPF; encoded by the coding sequence ATGGACGAGGCACGGGCGCGGGACGTACTGGCCGCGGCGGGCGTGCCCGCGGCGGGGGCCGGGGACGCGGTGCTGCTCGCGCTCGGCGAGAACGCGGTGTTCGCCGCCGGCGACCTGGTCGTGAAGGTGGGGCGGGACGCCGAGCTGCTGGAGCGCGCCCGGCGTGAGCTGGCCGTCGCCGGGTGGCTCGCCGAGGCGGGCGTGCCGGCGGTGCGGGCGGCCGAGCCGGAGCCGCGGCTGGCCGAGGGGCATCCGGTGACGGTGTGGCACCGGCTGCCGGACGCCGTACGCCCCGCCGAGCCGCGTGATCTGGCCGGGCTGCTGCGCCTGGTGCACGCCCTGCCCGCGGCGCCGTTCGCGCTGCCGCCGCGTGAGCTGCTGGGCGGCGTGGAGCGCTGGCTGCGGCTCGCGGGCGAGGCGGTCGACCCCGAGGACGCGGCCTATCTGCGGGCGCGCCGGGACGGCTTCGCGGCGGCCGCGGCGGCGCTGACGCCCCGTCTGGCGCCGGGTCCCATCCACGGTGACGCGCTGGCGCGCAATGTCCACATCGGGCCCGAGGGTCCGGCCCTGGTGGACCTGGAGACCTTCTCCGCGGATCTGCGCGAGCACGACCTGGTGGTGATGGCCCTGTCCCGCGACCGGTACGGGCTGCCCGCCGCGTCGTACGACGCCTTCACCGCGACCTACGGCTGGGACGTGCGCGAGTGGGAGGGCTGCTCGGTGCTGCGCGGCGCCCGCGAGACGGCCAGCTGCGCCTGGGTCGCCCAGCACGCGCCCGGCAATCCGAAGGCCCTCGCGGAGTTCCGCCGCCGGGTGGCGTCGCTGCGGGACGGGGACGAGTCGGTGCGCTGGTACCCCTTCTGA
- the glgX gene encoding glycogen debranching protein GlgX, whose product MQVWPGGTYPLGATYDGAGTNFAVFTEAADRVELCLLHDDGSETAVELRESDAFVRHAYLPGVMPGQRYGFRVHGPYDPGRGLRCNAAKLLLDPYAKAVAGAVRWGEEVYGYHFGAPERRNDLDSAPHTMSSVVINPYFDWGDDRPPRTEYHHTVIYEAHVKGLTMRHPGLPEELRGTYAALAHPALIEHLTELGVTALELMPVHQFVNDHRLADLGLSNYWGYNTIGFFAPHNAYASWGDRGQQVLEFKSAVRALHEAGIEVILDVVYNHTAEGNHLGPTLSFKGIDNPSYYRLADDPRYYTDTTGTGNSLLMRSPHVLQMIMDSLRYWVTEMHVDGFRFDLAATLARQFHEVDRLSSFFDLVQQDPVVSQVKLIAEPWDVGEGGYQVGNFPPLWTEWNGKYRDTVRDLWRGEPRALAEFGSRLTGSSDLYQDDGRRPLASVNFVTCHDGFTLRDLVSYDDKHNEANEEGNRDGESHNRSWNCGAEGETGDPGVLALRARQTRNFLATLMLSQGVPMISHGDEFGRTQRGNNNAYCQDNEVSWLHWPEDGGELLEFVRTMVWLRRDHPVLRRRRFFHGRPVEGSHGELSDIAWFTPHGTEMTRRDWDAAGASALTVFLNGNAISEPGPRGERITDDSFLLLFNASPEPLDFRVPVNHGRQWQVVVDTARAEGIPPGSGTKAKAGDRLALEDRSLMVLQRPA is encoded by the coding sequence ATGCAGGTCTGGCCTGGAGGGACGTATCCGCTCGGCGCGACGTACGACGGCGCCGGCACCAACTTCGCGGTCTTCACCGAAGCCGCGGACCGAGTGGAGCTGTGTCTGCTGCACGACGACGGCTCGGAGACGGCGGTGGAGCTGCGGGAGAGCGACGCGTTCGTGCGGCACGCGTATCTGCCGGGGGTGATGCCCGGACAGCGCTACGGATTCCGGGTGCACGGCCCCTACGACCCGGGGCGGGGGCTGCGCTGCAACGCGGCGAAGCTGCTGCTCGACCCGTACGCGAAGGCGGTCGCGGGCGCGGTGCGCTGGGGCGAGGAGGTGTACGGCTACCACTTCGGCGCGCCCGAGCGGCGCAACGACCTGGACTCGGCGCCGCACACCATGTCCTCGGTGGTGATCAACCCGTACTTCGACTGGGGCGACGACCGGCCGCCGCGCACCGAGTACCACCACACGGTGATCTACGAGGCCCACGTCAAGGGCCTGACCATGCGTCACCCGGGCCTCCCGGAGGAGCTGCGCGGCACGTACGCGGCGCTCGCCCACCCGGCACTCATCGAGCATCTGACCGAACTCGGTGTGACCGCGCTGGAGTTGATGCCCGTACACCAGTTCGTCAACGACCACCGGCTGGCGGACCTGGGGCTGAGCAACTACTGGGGCTACAACACCATCGGGTTCTTCGCCCCGCACAACGCGTACGCCTCCTGGGGCGACCGCGGCCAGCAGGTGCTGGAGTTCAAGTCGGCGGTGCGGGCGCTGCACGAGGCCGGGATCGAGGTGATCCTGGACGTCGTCTACAACCACACCGCCGAGGGTAACCACCTGGGCCCGACGCTCTCCTTCAAGGGCATCGACAACCCGTCGTACTACCGCCTCGCGGACGATCCCCGCTACTACACGGACACCACCGGCACCGGCAACTCGCTGCTGATGCGCTCCCCGCACGTGCTCCAGATGATCATGGATTCGCTGCGCTACTGGGTCACCGAGATGCATGTCGACGGCTTCCGCTTCGACCTCGCGGCGACCCTGGCCCGGCAGTTCCACGAGGTGGACCGGCTGTCCTCGTTCTTCGACCTGGTGCAGCAGGACCCGGTGGTCTCCCAGGTGAAGCTGATCGCCGAGCCCTGGGACGTGGGCGAGGGCGGCTACCAGGTGGGCAACTTCCCGCCGCTGTGGACCGAGTGGAACGGCAAGTACCGCGACACCGTACGGGACCTGTGGCGGGGCGAGCCGCGCGCGCTCGCGGAGTTCGGCTCCCGGCTGACCGGCTCCTCGGACCTCTACCAGGACGACGGCCGCCGCCCGCTGGCCTCCGTCAACTTCGTCACCTGCCACGACGGCTTCACGCTGCGCGACCTGGTGTCGTACGACGACAAGCACAACGAGGCCAACGAGGAGGGCAACCGGGACGGCGAGAGCCACAACCGGTCCTGGAACTGCGGCGCCGAGGGCGAGACCGGCGACCCCGGGGTGCTCGCGCTGCGCGCCCGCCAGACGCGCAACTTCCTCGCCACCCTGATGCTGTCCCAGGGCGTGCCGATGATCAGCCACGGCGACGAGTTCGGCCGCACCCAGCGCGGCAACAACAACGCCTACTGCCAGGACAACGAGGTCTCCTGGCTGCACTGGCCCGAGGACGGCGGGGAGCTGCTGGAGTTCGTGCGCACCATGGTGTGGCTGCGCCGCGACCACCCCGTGCTGCGCCGCCGCCGCTTCTTCCACGGCCGCCCGGTGGAGGGCAGCCACGGCGAGCTGTCCGACATCGCCTGGTTCACCCCGCACGGCACGGAGATGACCCGGCGGGACTGGGACGCGGCCGGGGCGTCCGCGCTGACCGTGTTCCTCAACGGCAACGCCATCTCCGAGCCGGGCCCGCGCGGGGAGCGGATCACCGACGACTCCTTCCTGCTGCTGTTCAACGCCTCCCCCGAGCCGCTGGACTTCCGGGTGCCGGTGAACCACGGCCGGCAGTGGCAGGTGGTGGTCGACACGGCCCGCGCCGAGGGCATCCCGCCGGGTTCGGGCACGAAGGCGAAGGCGGGCGACCGGCTGGCCCTGGAGGACCGCAGCCTCATGGTCCTCCAGCGTCCGGCGTAG
- a CDS encoding SAV2148 family HEPN domain-containing protein has product MGSGGLELPPGGEGHEGDSADVPPGAVSLARPMDAGSIGPELDWGADAWHEVRTRAQRAGRAYIWLNLVEQRLRSVVAAVLRPVYEPVHGDEWVVAAAGPAGQEWVQRAVAVREVSRRKGYLLDPADDNVLSFLTLPQLRELMVQHWPCFEPYFDERRDLELALDELEVTRNVVSRNRALSEAVLGQAERASARLLEMLGAGGDVPSARRLPVDAVEDLVGDRYADVVAVHSDRVRLMRRFPAEDLFGGARRLDAIGIGLNLLVQNFSGRRLVRLAESGCRVRLLFLNPASSSVKRRERELGMKRGELSRSVEMNILHMRRVRSRLRDPDAFQIQVYDETPRFTAYLVDGDGTDGIAVVQSYLRGARGMESPVLVLRNGSRLVKSDDAGEAGLFPTYREEFELTWADSRPVS; this is encoded by the coding sequence GTGGGCTCGGGAGGGCTGGAGCTGCCCCCTGGTGGCGAGGGTCACGAGGGAGACTCCGCGGACGTCCCGCCCGGCGCGGTGTCCCTGGCACGGCCGATGGACGCGGGTTCCATCGGGCCGGAGCTGGACTGGGGCGCCGACGCCTGGCACGAGGTGCGCACCCGCGCCCAGCGGGCCGGCCGGGCCTACATCTGGCTGAACCTCGTGGAGCAGCGGCTGCGTTCGGTCGTCGCCGCCGTCCTGCGGCCCGTGTACGAGCCCGTGCACGGCGACGAGTGGGTGGTCGCCGCCGCCGGACCGGCCGGACAGGAATGGGTGCAGCGCGCGGTCGCTGTACGCGAAGTCAGCCGCCGCAAGGGCTACTTGCTCGATCCGGCCGACGACAACGTGCTCAGCTTCCTGACGTTGCCCCAGCTGCGCGAGCTGATGGTGCAGCACTGGCCCTGCTTCGAGCCGTACTTCGACGAGCGCCGCGACCTCGAACTCGCCCTGGACGAGCTGGAGGTGACGCGCAACGTCGTCTCCCGCAACCGGGCCCTGTCCGAGGCGGTGCTCGGCCAGGCGGAGCGCGCCTCGGCCCGGCTCCTGGAGATGCTCGGCGCGGGCGGCGACGTGCCCTCCGCGCGCCGGCTGCCCGTCGACGCGGTCGAGGACCTGGTCGGCGACCGGTACGCCGACGTGGTCGCCGTCCACTCGGACCGGGTGCGGCTGATGCGCCGGTTCCCGGCCGAGGACCTCTTCGGCGGCGCCCGGCGCCTGGACGCCATCGGCATCGGCCTCAACCTGCTGGTGCAGAACTTCTCCGGGCGGCGCCTGGTCCGGCTCGCCGAGTCCGGCTGCCGGGTCCGGCTGCTCTTCCTCAACCCCGCCTCCAGCTCGGTCAAGCGCCGCGAGCGCGAACTCGGGATGAAGCGGGGCGAGCTGAGCCGCTCGGTCGAGATGAACATCCTGCACATGCGCCGGGTGCGCTCCCGGCTGCGCGACCCGGACGCCTTCCAGATCCAGGTGTACGACGAGACGCCCCGCTTCACCGCCTATCTGGTGGACGGCGACGGTACCGACGGCATCGCCGTGGTGCAGTCCTATCTGCGCGGGGCGCGCGGGATGGAGTCGCCGGTCCTGGTGCTGCGCAACGGCAGCCGCCTGGTCAAGTCGGACGATGCGGGCGAAGCCGGACTCTTTCCGACATATCGCGAGGAGTTCGAGCTGACGTGGGCCGATTCGCGCCCTGTGTCCTGA
- a CDS encoding 3'-5' exonuclease: MGWHQELLVGFDLETTGTDPREARIVTGAVIEVRAGEPLGHREWLADPGVKIPADAVAVHGISNERAAAEGAPADRVADAIAEALVSYWKTGVPVVAYNAAFDLTLLAAELRRHRLPSLADRLGGAAPAPVIDPYTIDRRADRYRRGKRNLEAVCAEYGVVLDAAHNASADALAAARLAAAIAVRHPKIAALGPAELHRRQIEWYAEWAADFQEFLRRKGDGAAVVDGLWPLRELTPETV, translated from the coding sequence ATGGGCTGGCACCAAGAGCTGCTGGTCGGCTTCGACCTGGAGACGACCGGCACGGATCCGCGCGAGGCACGCATCGTCACCGGCGCGGTGATCGAGGTCAGGGCCGGTGAGCCGCTGGGCCACCGGGAGTGGCTGGCCGATCCGGGCGTCAAGATCCCGGCCGACGCGGTCGCCGTGCACGGGATCAGCAATGAACGGGCGGCGGCCGAGGGCGCACCCGCGGACCGGGTCGCCGACGCCATCGCCGAGGCCCTGGTGTCGTACTGGAAGACGGGCGTCCCGGTCGTCGCCTACAACGCGGCCTTCGACCTCACCCTGCTCGCCGCCGAACTGCGCCGCCACCGGCTGCCGTCCCTCGCCGACCGCCTCGGCGGGGCGGCCCCCGCGCCGGTGATCGACCCGTACACCATCGACCGCCGGGCGGACCGCTACCGCCGCGGCAAGCGGAATCTGGAAGCGGTCTGCGCCGAGTACGGCGTCGTCCTGGACGCGGCGCACAACGCGTCCGCGGACGCCCTCGCCGCCGCCCGCCTGGCCGCCGCGATAGCCGTCCGCCACCCCAAGATCGCCGCGCTCGGCCCGGCCGAACTGCACCGCCGGCAGATCGAGTGGTACGCCGAATGGGCGGCCGACTTCCAGGAGTTCCTGCGCCGCAAGGGGGACGGGGCGGCGGTGGTGGACGGGCTGTGGCCGCTGCGGGAGCTGACACCCGAGACGGTGTGA
- the treY gene encoding malto-oligosyltrehalose synthase, translated as MTSARPGPGVPTATYRLQLQPAFPFSAAAAAVPYLASLGVSHLHLSPVLEAVPGSAHGYDVVDHGRVRAELGGEEGLRALSRTAREHGLGLVLDIVPNHMAMAPAHNHALWEVLREGPDSAYASWFDIDWDAGGGRVLLPVLGAPLGAELGHLRVDGDALRLRDQVLPLRAGTERLPLPELLDAQWYRPVWWRLARTELNYRRFFSISELIGLRVEDPGVFDATHAKILQLLDEGVADGLRVDHPDGLADPDAYLARLHEASGGRWTVIEKILADDERLPPSWPIAGTTGYDALRRVDGLFTDPDGAVELLTEYRRFAAPQADRGGVWDATVRRAAYKVLTHELATETERLTRVAVRLCAHSPDLALRDRAPWALRTALEELLVRMRVYRPYASGDAAAVITEEAAGEARLAFVVPEEAAVVDLVRQLLVEPPGDPAAPDHADRLELRTRFAQTASALRAKSVEDTAYYRYVPLLAATEVGGDPGRPGISPREFHTYCARVQEERPLTGTAVTTHDTKRSADVRAALAVLTECPGRWAELVAGVTRPEEGTPDGQLAWAAWQTVFGLGPAEEERVRENLLKHVREAGMYTSWTERETPYEEAVTAFVAAGPCGPPGERVTAFRKALEPYIRANVLGTALVHLTMPGVPDVYQGAEGEFRALVDPDNRRPAALPPETPGEKAELTRAALRLRARRPDAFGAAASYDPLPAEGPAADHCTAFARSGEVITAVTRLSLRLAESGGWRDTTLPLPPGRWADALDPAREFTGRVPLTDLFAPRPVALLERVTRE; from the coding sequence ATGACCTCTGCGCGACCCGGACCGGGGGTGCCCACGGCCACCTACCGGCTTCAGCTCCAGCCCGCCTTCCCGTTCTCGGCCGCCGCGGCGGCCGTCCCGTACCTCGCCTCGCTCGGCGTGTCCCATCTGCACCTGTCCCCCGTCCTGGAGGCCGTACCGGGTTCCGCGCACGGCTACGACGTGGTGGACCACGGCCGCGTCCGCGCGGAACTCGGCGGCGAGGAGGGGCTGCGCGCGCTGTCCCGGACCGCCCGGGAGCACGGCCTCGGCCTGGTCCTGGACATCGTGCCGAACCACATGGCGATGGCGCCCGCGCACAACCACGCCCTGTGGGAGGTGCTGCGCGAGGGACCGGATTCGGCGTACGCAAGCTGGTTCGACATCGACTGGGACGCCGGGGGCGGCCGGGTGCTGCTGCCCGTGCTCGGTGCCCCGCTCGGGGCCGAGCTCGGCCATCTGCGGGTCGACGGCGACGCGCTGCGCCTGCGCGACCAGGTCCTCCCGCTGCGCGCCGGCACCGAGCGGCTGCCGCTGCCCGAGCTGCTGGACGCCCAGTGGTACCGCCCGGTGTGGTGGCGGCTCGCCCGGACCGAGCTGAACTACCGGCGGTTCTTCAGCATCTCGGAGCTGATCGGGCTGCGGGTGGAGGACCCCGGGGTGTTCGACGCCACCCACGCCAAGATCCTCCAGCTGCTGGACGAGGGCGTGGCCGACGGGCTGCGCGTGGACCACCCCGACGGGCTCGCCGACCCGGACGCGTATCTCGCCCGGTTGCACGAGGCGAGCGGCGGGCGCTGGACGGTGATCGAGAAGATCCTCGCCGACGACGAGCGGCTGCCGCCCTCCTGGCCCATCGCGGGCACCACCGGCTACGACGCGCTGCGCCGGGTCGACGGCCTGTTCACGGACCCGGACGGGGCGGTCGAACTCCTCACGGAGTACCGGCGGTTCGCGGCCCCGCAGGCGGACCGGGGCGGTGTCTGGGATGCGACGGTCCGCCGGGCCGCCTACAAGGTGCTCACGCACGAGCTGGCCACCGAGACCGAGCGGCTCACCCGGGTCGCGGTGCGGCTGTGCGCCCACTCTCCCGACCTCGCGCTGCGCGACCGGGCCCCCTGGGCGCTGCGTACGGCCCTGGAGGAACTCCTGGTCCGGATGCGGGTCTACCGGCCGTACGCCTCCGGGGACGCGGCCGCCGTCATCACGGAGGAGGCCGCCGGGGAGGCCCGGCTCGCCTTCGTGGTCCCCGAGGAGGCGGCGGTCGTCGACCTCGTACGGCAGCTGCTCGTGGAGCCGCCCGGGGACCCGGCCGCGCCGGACCACGCCGACCGGCTCGAACTGCGCACCCGGTTCGCGCAGACCGCCTCCGCGCTGCGGGCGAAGTCGGTGGAGGACACGGCGTACTACCGCTATGTGCCGCTGCTGGCGGCGACCGAGGTGGGCGGCGACCCGGGCCGCCCGGGGATCTCCCCGCGCGAGTTCCACACGTACTGCGCCCGCGTCCAGGAGGAGCGGCCGCTGACCGGTACGGCCGTCACCACGCACGACACCAAGCGCAGCGCCGACGTCCGCGCGGCCCTCGCCGTCCTGACCGAGTGCCCCGGCCGCTGGGCGGAGCTGGTGGCCGGGGTGACCCGCCCCGAGGAGGGCACCCCGGACGGGCAGCTGGCCTGGGCGGCCTGGCAGACGGTGTTCGGGCTCGGTCCGGCCGAGGAGGAGCGGGTGCGGGAGAACCTGCTGAAGCATGTGCGCGAGGCCGGCATGTACACCAGCTGGACCGAGCGGGAGACGCCGTACGAGGAGGCGGTGACCGCCTTCGTGGCGGCCGGCCCCTGCGGCCCGCCCGGCGAACGCGTGACCGCCTTCCGCAAGGCGCTGGAGCCGTACATCCGGGCCAACGTCCTCGGCACGGCCCTGGTGCACCTGACGATGCCGGGCGTCCCGGACGTGTACCAGGGCGCCGAGGGCGAGTTCCGCGCGCTGGTGGACCCGGACAACCGCCGCCCGGCGGCCCTGCCGCCCGAAACTCCGGGCGAAAAGGCTGAGTTGACGCGCGCGGCGCTGCGGCTGCGTGCCCGCAGGCCGGACGCCTTCGGGGCGGCCGCCTCCTACGACCCGCTGCCCGCCGAGGGCCCGGCGGCGGACCACTGCACGGCCTTCGCCCGCTCCGGGGAGGTGATCACGGCGGTGACCCGGCTCTCGCTGCGGCTCGCGGAGTCGGGCGGCTGGCGGGACACGACCCTGCCGCTGCCCCCCGGCCGCTGGGCCGATGCCCTCGACCCGGCACGGGAGTTCACCGGCCGGGTCCCCCTCACGGACCTGTTCGCCCCCCGGCCGGTGGCCCTGCTGGAGCGCGTCACCCGGGAGTGA
- a CDS encoding SSI family serine proteinase inhibitor codes for MTYFTRATAAVGVFLAAAGLLAAGPAQAFPHPFPHRHGNRLHLTITRSGDRADSGRSALLRCLPPHGHPYAAEACAELAAARGDIDLIPARKVFCPRIYSPVTATARGRWNGRMVDFRRTYTNSCELRARTGSVFDLGD; via the coding sequence ATGACGTACTTCACCAGAGCGACCGCGGCCGTCGGCGTGTTCCTGGCCGCCGCCGGTCTCCTCGCCGCGGGCCCCGCCCAGGCGTTTCCCCATCCGTTCCCCCATCGGCACGGCAACCGGCTGCACCTCACGATCACCCGCTCGGGCGACCGGGCCGACAGCGGCCGCAGCGCCCTGCTGCGCTGCCTGCCGCCGCACGGCCATCCGTACGCGGCCGAAGCCTGCGCCGAACTGGCCGCCGCCCGCGGCGACATCGACCTCATCCCGGCCCGCAAGGTGTTCTGCCCGCGGATCTACTCCCCGGTCACCGCCACCGCGCGCGGCCGCTGGAACGGCCGGATGGTCGACTTCCGGCGGACGTACACCAACTCCTGCGAACTGCGGGCGCGGACGGGGTCGGTCTTCGACCTCGGCGACTGA